One part of the Tunicatimonas pelagia genome encodes these proteins:
- a CDS encoding DUF6607 family protein yields the protein MKNTLITFSLAFTSLLAFGQKQQDIESIKAMCGCYEVDFQYVETFAPKATYEFHDRYVANALEWVGLVDESENKLSLQHILVMRDTMALKHWRQDWIFENQKLYSFQGDDLWNFETLANEGVKGQWTQKVYQVDDGPRYEGNATWIHTDGKHYWESTVDAPLPRREYTKRDDYNVLERTNRHEITDEGHVHEQDNTKIRRRSGKDRVLVHEKGMNVYKKVDDSRCQAAADWWQKNQAFWSDVRTAWDEVFARQQDLMVATKVDDQRLYELLFPLNAELMTDGSYNSEEGLSRIRETIAHYVSSPADTEVATGK from the coding sequence ATGAAAAATACATTAATTACATTCAGTCTAGCTTTTACTAGCTTACTCGCCTTTGGTCAGAAGCAACAGGATATTGAATCCATCAAAGCCATGTGTGGCTGCTACGAAGTAGACTTTCAGTACGTTGAAACCTTCGCTCCTAAAGCGACCTACGAGTTTCACGATCGCTACGTAGCTAACGCTCTGGAATGGGTTGGTTTAGTAGACGAAAGTGAGAACAAACTATCGCTTCAGCATATTTTAGTGATGCGCGATACTATGGCTCTGAAACACTGGCGACAGGACTGGATTTTTGAAAACCAAAAATTATACTCTTTTCAGGGAGATGATCTTTGGAACTTTGAGACGTTAGCTAATGAGGGTGTTAAAGGGCAATGGACCCAAAAGGTTTACCAAGTAGATGATGGCCCGCGCTACGAGGGCAATGCCACTTGGATCCATACCGATGGTAAGCACTACTGGGAAAGCACCGTAGATGCGCCCCTACCTCGCCGGGAATACACCAAGCGCGATGACTACAATGTGCTAGAACGTACTAATCGGCACGAAATTACCGATGAGGGTCATGTACACGAGCAAGACAATACTAAGATTCGTCGCCGAAGCGGAAAAGACCGAGTATTGGTTCACGAAAAAGGCATGAACGTATACAAAAAAGTAGATGATAGTCGTTGCCAAGCCGCAGCTGACTGGTGGCAAAAGAATCAGGCTTTCTGGAGCGATGTACGCACCGCTTGGGACGAGGTTTTTGCCCGGCAGCAGGATTTAATGGTCGCTACTAAAGTAGACGACCAGCGTTTGTACGAACTACTATTTCCGCTGAATGCAGAGCTAATGACCGATGGTAGCTACAACAGCGAAGAAGGTTTATCTCGCATCCGGGAAACCATTGCCCACTACGTAAGCTCTCCGGCTGATACCGAAGTAGCCACTGGAAAATAA
- a CDS encoding FecR family protein gives MYDPHYIKSLFVKFYADECTPEEIETIIEYLRASDGSEAFPHIDEVRAKLGEFPKLDEQRSDDIFSQIISRDALSVTTARPKHRFVAWGWKIAAAFVGFLFLAGIGWWYYDYEIRTALYATSFGEVKTITLPDGTKVVLNANSALRVPSNTPEDSVREVWLNGEAFFSVTHTEDHRKFIVHTAHELQVEVLGTEFNVNSREEKATVVLNSGKVKVQLSDDSQLSEEWVMKPGELIEYEAKNQHVDQKEVDTLLYTSWRNNLLVFKDTSLKEIAQLMSDNYGYKVQFERDSLAQLLFTGSVPADQSELLLQTLSISFDLDITQNEQTITIDSR, from the coding sequence TTGTACGACCCGCATTACATTAAATCACTTTTCGTAAAATTCTACGCTGATGAGTGTACTCCGGAAGAGATAGAAACTATTATTGAGTATCTAAGAGCGTCTGATGGCAGCGAAGCGTTTCCTCACATAGATGAGGTTAGAGCAAAGCTGGGTGAGTTTCCCAAGCTGGATGAGCAGCGATCAGATGATATCTTCAGCCAAATTATAAGTCGCGATGCGCTTTCGGTAACTACGGCCCGACCGAAGCATCGCTTTGTTGCATGGGGATGGAAGATTGCTGCCGCTTTCGTTGGCTTTTTATTTTTGGCGGGTATTGGCTGGTGGTACTACGACTACGAAATTCGCACGGCTCTCTACGCCACCTCGTTTGGCGAGGTGAAAACTATCACATTACCCGATGGTACCAAAGTGGTGCTAAACGCTAACTCAGCACTTCGGGTACCCAGCAATACGCCCGAAGACTCAGTGCGAGAGGTGTGGCTAAACGGTGAGGCCTTCTTTTCGGTAACCCATACCGAAGACCATCGGAAATTTATTGTTCATACCGCTCATGAGCTGCAAGTAGAAGTGCTCGGAACAGAATTCAACGTAAATAGTCGGGAAGAAAAAGCAACGGTGGTACTTAATTCTGGCAAAGTAAAAGTTCAGCTGTCAGATGATAGTCAGCTGTCGGAAGAGTGGGTTATGAAACCGGGTGAGTTGATAGAGTACGAGGCCAAAAATCAGCATGTTGATCAAAAAGAAGTAGATACGCTACTGTATACCTCCTGGCGCAATAATCTGCTGGTATTTAAAGATACTTCCCTGAAAGAGATTGCTCAGTTGATGAGCGATAACTACGGCTACAAAGTCCAATTTGAGCGTGATAGTCTAGCCCAGCTTCTGTTTACTGGCTCTGTGCCAGCCGACCAATCAGAATTATTACTGCAAACTCTATCAATAAGCTTTGACCTTGATATTACCCAAAATGAGCAAACAATCACCATAGATAGTCGCTAG
- a CDS encoding RNA polymerase sigma factor, which produces MSETTLIKRVSQGDHLAFKQIFNQHKDAIFGYSYKFIKSSTLAEETVQEVFLKIWQNRAKLDPAYPIKPYLYKVARNHVYNTLRNAAYSDQLKEQVFYRQTACRNVTEDQVVYRDLEAFQEQAIQGLPTRRQLIFRMSRTEGLSHEEIAQRLNISPNTVKDQITKALRTIKEQLHIHTDIAVSIAILFFL; this is translated from the coding sequence ATGAGCGAAACTACTCTGATCAAAAGAGTTTCTCAGGGTGACCACCTAGCGTTTAAGCAAATTTTTAATCAGCACAAAGACGCTATTTTTGGTTATAGCTATAAGTTTATTAAATCGTCCACACTGGCCGAAGAAACTGTGCAGGAGGTATTTTTGAAGATCTGGCAAAACCGAGCGAAGTTGGACCCCGCCTATCCTATCAAACCGTATCTATACAAAGTAGCGCGAAACCATGTTTATAATACTTTGCGAAACGCAGCCTACAGCGATCAACTGAAGGAGCAAGTTTTTTATCGCCAAACGGCTTGCCGTAATGTTACCGAAGACCAAGTAGTCTATCGCGATTTAGAAGCCTTCCAAGAACAAGCTATCCAGGGCCTACCTACCCGCCGACAATTGATTTTTCGCATGAGCCGAACAGAGGGGTTAAGTCACGAAGAGATCGCGCAACGATTAAATATCTCTCCCAATACAGTTAAAGATCAGATTACCAAGGCTCTCAGAACAATTAAGGAGCAACTGCACATACATACCGATATTGCGGTTAGTATTGCCATATTATTTTTCCTCTGA
- a CDS encoding SusC/RagA family TonB-linked outer membrane protein, protein MKHFHRCVSLIFLLALVASGLSAQQLASVAKMSGSYLPLQKKKKALSGIILSLGNQYQVRFNFNSQLVKNKFVAAELMDELAHQSLDAVLDELLPPLSLTYKKISEDHYVIVADQQKERKALPVLKGELQSNQQDERFQQLSYLSKLENQSLRTTEQALAQTISGRVIDNESGEGLPGVNVLVKETTTGTVSDIDGNYKLTIDDDATTLVFSSIGYTTQEVDIQGRSVINLELIPDVQSLSEVVVIGYGEQKKESVVGSIVQTTGEVLQQSGGVSTVGQALTGRVPGVITVSTTGRPGEEDPEIFIRGRSTWNGSGQPLVLVDGIERSMNDVNINDIEKISVLKDASATAVFGVKGANGVILITTKRGQKGKPQLSLSVNSAFKTPSKIPQKLSAFDGLAVANDAIEREVSSTEESWADYTPRAIMERHRNPANQFERERYPDVDWADVVLKDFAMDHNVNLSVRGGSDFAQYFGALSYQRVGDIFDGAAYDNGRTYQPNFGYDRFNYRSNVDFDITKTTRVSVNLSGFYGIQRSVGNDDMRLVYSSLYGMAPTLFYPIHEDGTYGKDPADIWDTTNPLMVMTTKGARQNHRIQVNSDIMLEQDLDFLLEGLTFNGRLAYDNNFRGGGGVSESNPGGTDNVVFKRYLDNGEELFITPPGENQFDFVTQPWFYRPISMDDRELERRLFYQFSLNYEQTFGGKHNTSVLLLMNREEYAKGSMFPRYREDWVARATYNYDERYFLDVNGAYNGSERFGPGYRFELFPSAAVGWAISNEPFMQGAGWLDMLKIRGSYGVVGDDDIKGRWGYISQWASGGQAFMNNANPWGQRSPYTFYREDVIGNPNLRWETSTKANLGFDLTLMNNLVTATVDVFQEERDDIIVQGNDRSVPAFLGFSAPDLNVGRTSVEGIEIALGFNHYVNPNLKLWSNINFTQARSRIEFREEPVLLDAHLKTEGFPIGLNKRSINGELITSWDDVYMSVPLVDDMQHRRPGYYDQVDFNSDGRHDGNTDRAPYGYPEQPINTWNWTVGTDYHGLSVMVQFYGAFNVTKRHTVWDFHKDTPLYFAHNLDYWTVDNPTGTEVLPEWKGGADTDSYRDYLDASFVRLKNVEIAYNFPGRNGNSYKVFVGGNNLFLWSNLPDDRESNRQNGETHVRGDYPTFRRINVGFNINF, encoded by the coding sequence ATGAAGCACTTCCACCGTTGTGTCTCTCTCATCTTTCTGCTTGCGTTGGTAGCATCGGGCCTCTCCGCCCAGCAGCTAGCCTCAGTGGCGAAAATGAGCGGTAGTTACCTTCCATTGCAGAAGAAGAAAAAAGCGCTATCTGGAATTATTTTATCGTTAGGCAATCAGTATCAGGTACGGTTCAACTTCAATAGCCAATTGGTGAAGAATAAGTTTGTGGCGGCTGAGCTGATGGACGAACTGGCGCACCAGAGTTTAGATGCAGTATTAGACGAACTGTTGCCTCCCTTATCACTTACGTACAAAAAGATCAGTGAAGATCATTATGTAATTGTAGCCGATCAACAAAAAGAGCGGAAGGCGCTACCAGTATTGAAAGGAGAGCTGCAGTCAAACCAACAAGACGAACGTTTTCAACAGCTAAGCTACTTATCAAAACTTGAGAATCAGAGCTTACGAACCACCGAGCAGGCTCTGGCTCAGACCATCAGTGGTAGAGTGATTGATAACGAGAGTGGTGAGGGGCTGCCAGGGGTGAATGTTTTGGTAAAAGAGACGACTACCGGTACAGTCTCGGATATTGACGGAAACTATAAGCTTACCATTGATGATGATGCCACCACGCTGGTGTTTTCATCAATTGGTTATACTACCCAAGAAGTTGACATACAAGGGCGATCTGTCATCAATCTGGAACTGATCCCTGATGTGCAGTCGCTATCCGAAGTAGTGGTAATTGGCTATGGTGAGCAGAAAAAAGAGAGTGTAGTTGGCTCGATCGTGCAAACCACCGGAGAGGTATTACAGCAGTCGGGTGGGGTTAGTACAGTCGGGCAGGCGCTTACCGGACGGGTTCCCGGTGTGATTACAGTAAGCACCACCGGGCGACCGGGGGAGGAAGATCCTGAGATCTTTATTCGGGGACGGAGTACCTGGAATGGAAGCGGGCAGCCGCTGGTGCTGGTCGATGGGATTGAGCGGAGTATGAACGATGTCAACATTAACGATATTGAAAAAATTTCAGTGCTGAAGGATGCTTCGGCTACTGCTGTATTTGGGGTAAAGGGAGCCAATGGAGTGATTCTGATTACCACGAAGCGGGGTCAAAAGGGCAAGCCTCAGTTATCGCTATCGGTGAACTCAGCATTTAAAACCCCCTCTAAAATACCTCAGAAACTCAGTGCTTTCGATGGTCTGGCGGTTGCCAACGATGCCATTGAACGCGAAGTGAGTAGCACGGAAGAGTCGTGGGCGGATTATACGCCCCGGGCAATTATGGAGCGGCACCGGAACCCGGCCAACCAGTTTGAGCGGGAGCGGTACCCTGACGTAGATTGGGCCGATGTGGTACTCAAGGACTTTGCGATGGATCATAACGTGAACCTATCGGTACGCGGGGGGAGCGACTTTGCCCAGTACTTCGGGGCACTATCGTACCAGCGTGTGGGTGATATATTTGACGGCGCAGCCTACGATAACGGACGGACCTACCAGCCGAACTTTGGTTACGACCGCTTTAACTACCGTAGCAACGTGGACTTTGATATTACCAAAACCACCCGCGTATCGGTAAATCTTTCCGGTTTCTACGGCATTCAGCGATCGGTAGGCAACGACGATATGCGGCTGGTGTACTCCAGCCTCTACGGAATGGCTCCTACCTTATTCTATCCTATTCACGAAGACGGAACCTACGGAAAAGACCCGGCGGATATTTGGGATACCACCAATCCGCTGATGGTAATGACCACCAAAGGAGCCCGGCAGAACCACCGTATCCAGGTGAATTCAGATATTATGTTGGAGCAAGACCTGGACTTTCTATTGGAAGGGCTTACGTTCAACGGTCGCTTAGCCTACGATAATAACTTCAGAGGCGGGGGCGGAGTGAGCGAGAGCAATCCGGGCGGAACCGATAATGTGGTTTTTAAGCGTTATCTCGACAATGGTGAAGAACTATTTATTACCCCACCGGGTGAGAACCAGTTTGATTTTGTCACCCAACCTTGGTTTTATCGGCCTATTAGTATGGATGATCGTGAATTGGAACGGCGACTATTCTACCAGTTTTCGCTGAACTACGAGCAAACTTTCGGCGGGAAGCATAATACCAGTGTACTACTGTTGATGAACCGGGAAGAATACGCCAAAGGCTCTATGTTTCCCCGCTACCGCGAAGACTGGGTGGCCCGGGCTACGTACAACTACGACGAACGCTACTTTCTGGATGTAAACGGAGCTTACAATGGCTCGGAACGCTTTGGGCCGGGTTACCGCTTTGAACTGTTTCCCTCGGCGGCAGTGGGTTGGGCTATCTCTAACGAGCCGTTTATGCAAGGAGCCGGTTGGCTGGATATGTTGAAAATACGTGGTTCCTACGGAGTAGTAGGCGATGACGATATCAAAGGGCGCTGGGGCTATATCTCCCAGTGGGCTTCCGGTGGGCAGGCATTTATGAATAACGCTAACCCCTGGGGGCAACGTTCGCCCTACACTTTCTATCGGGAAGATGTCATCGGCAACCCTAATCTTCGTTGGGAGACCTCGACCAAAGCAAACCTCGGGTTTGACCTTACGCTTATGAACAACTTGGTTACCGCTACGGTGGATGTTTTTCAAGAAGAGCGTGATGATATTATCGTTCAGGGAAATGACCGGAGCGTTCCGGCATTCTTAGGGTTCAGTGCGCCTGACTTGAACGTTGGCCGAACTTCGGTAGAAGGAATTGAAATTGCCCTCGGGTTCAACCACTACGTGAATCCGAATCTAAAGCTCTGGTCAAACATCAACTTTACCCAAGCCCGTAGTAGAATTGAATTTCGGGAAGAGCCCGTTTTACTGGATGCCCACCTCAAAACCGAAGGCTTTCCCATTGGCCTTAACAAACGGTCAATCAACGGAGAGCTAATCACCAGCTGGGACGATGTGTACATGTCGGTGCCCTTGGTTGATGACATGCAACACCGTCGTCCGGGTTACTACGATCAAGTAGACTTCAACTCTGATGGCCGCCACGATGGTAATACCGACCGGGCACCCTACGGCTATCCGGAACAGCCAATTAACACCTGGAACTGGACGGTGGGAACCGACTACCACGGCCTATCGGTGATGGTTCAGTTTTACGGGGCTTTCAATGTTACCAAGCGGCATACCGTTTGGGATTTTCATAAGGACACGCCCCTCTACTTCGCACATAACCTGGACTACTGGACAGTGGACAATCCTACGGGTACCGAAGTACTACCCGAGTGGAAGGGTGGGGCTGATACCGACTCCTACCGCGACTATCTTGATGCTTCCTTTGTCCGCCTGAAGAACGTGGAGATCGCCTATAACTTTCCAGGAAGAAATGGAAACAGCTACAAAGTGTTCGTCGGTGGAAACAACCTGTTCCTATGGTCGAACCTGCCCGACGATCGGGAAAGTAATCGGCAAAACGGTGAAACCCACGTGCGGGGCGACTATCCTACCTTCCGCCGGATCAATGTTGGCTTTAACATAAACTTCTAA